The following proteins are co-located in the Heliorestis convoluta genome:
- a CDS encoding SpoIIIAH-like family protein codes for MEKQSFSSKSGSNFKKSSATKRSPIPPRFFLLVIGLTALLLVGLSFKSSHLLGDKAFTYVLQKMDTIEGIELEEKIEASPESSVAATVVEDLPFAHEDVANPWMELQKNIENNNFFSEYRMERERTRSQQIELLREITNNSRSGETTRQEAQQKLLYLTELMRKELETEKILIAQGYDDAVVVIQPGSVSVVISGDNLTKDSKKGVIETVSSITGASTTSISLMVQ; via the coding sequence ATGGAGAAACAAAGTTTTTCAAGCAAGAGCGGAAGTAACTTCAAAAAAAGTTCTGCTACCAAGCGATCTCCTATCCCACCACGGTTTTTCTTGCTGGTGATAGGGCTAACAGCCCTGCTTCTGGTCGGATTAAGCTTCAAAAGCTCTCATCTACTCGGGGATAAAGCTTTTACTTACGTACTTCAAAAAATGGACACCATAGAAGGAATAGAGCTAGAAGAAAAAATAGAAGCAAGTCCAGAGAGTTCTGTCGCCGCTACCGTAGTCGAAGATCTTCCTTTTGCGCATGAAGACGTTGCCAATCCATGGATGGAATTACAAAAAAACATAGAAAATAATAACTTTTTCTCTGAATATCGCATGGAGCGAGAACGCACCCGAAGCCAACAAATTGAGCTACTCCGTGAAATCACAAATAACAGTCGCTCAGGAGAAACGACGCGTCAAGAAGCACAACAAAAATTACTTTACTTAACAGAATTGATGCGCAAAGAGCTAGAGACAGAAAAAATTCTCATTGCCCAGGGCTACGATGACGCTGTTGTCGTCATTCAACCTGGAAGTGTTTCAGTCGTTATATCAGGAGACAACCTAACAAAAGATAGTAAAAAAGGCGTCATTGAAACAGTGTCCAGCATTACCGGTGCCTCAACGACCTCGATCTCGCTTATGGTTCAGTGA